The Terriglobia bacterium genome has a window encoding:
- a CDS encoding flagellar biosynthetic protein FliR: MKFVSLAIPYLYLLHVLIVSIRVGSTLLFAPIWGYSGLPQYLKIVLVFSISAAMSVIIPYNPQVYSNPGLILPAEFLIGLLLSMGIRIAFAGLHLGGQLLSVYLGFSAAQMTDPTTQNRSTVMAGFLTMLGYVMILASNQHYVMFRALADSYKVFPIGATITTNQWFSSLMEVSKEIFVIGWKIALPVFLATFLIEITVGFVARMQPQINTVVLAAPLKILVGLVVLGASLAFLPRAMGPIMETMVLRK; this comes from the coding sequence GTGAAGTTCGTTTCGCTCGCAATCCCTTACCTTTATTTATTGCATGTCCTCATTGTCAGTATTCGTGTGGGCTCGACGCTGCTGTTCGCTCCGATCTGGGGCTATTCGGGTTTGCCTCAGTATCTGAAGATTGTCCTGGTGTTTTCGATCTCGGCGGCAATGTCGGTGATCATTCCGTATAACCCCCAGGTTTATTCCAATCCCGGACTGATTTTGCCGGCAGAATTCCTCATCGGGCTGCTCCTGAGCATGGGCATCCGGATCGCATTTGCGGGACTCCATCTCGGCGGCCAGCTTCTAAGCGTATATCTCGGATTCTCGGCGGCCCAGATGACGGATCCGACGACGCAGAACCGGTCGACGGTCATGGCCGGATTTCTGACGATGCTGGGCTACGTCATGATCCTGGCGTCGAACCAGCACTATGTGATGTTTCGCGCACTGGCGGACAGCTACAAAGTGTTCCCGATAGGCGCGACGATCACGACCAATCAGTGGTTCAGCTCGCTGATGGAAGTATCGAAGGAAATCTTTGTGATCGGCTGGAAGATCGCTCTGCCGGTCTTCCTGGCAACATTTCTGATCGAAATCACCGTCGGCTTCGTCGCGAGAATGCAACCCCAGATCAACACCGTGGTCCTGGCAGCGCCGTTGAAGATTCTTGTCGGACTCGTCGTCCTGGGCGCTTCGCTGGCATTTTTGCCGCGCGCGATGGGACCGATCATGGAAACCATGGTCCTGAGGAAATAA
- the fliQ gene encoding flagellar biosynthesis protein FliQ → MSEEIILRLSNQTLETVLMVSAPMLGAGLIVGIIISVIQIITSIHDQALAFVPRIIVTFVVFLIVFPWMMGTMVSYTHTLLASFEPYVR, encoded by the coding sequence ATGTCTGAAGAAATCATTCTGCGTCTATCCAATCAGACTCTCGAAACCGTGTTGATGGTCAGCGCGCCGATGCTCGGAGCGGGTCTCATCGTCGGTATTATCATCAGCGTCATTCAGATCATCACCTCGATCCACGACCAGGCGCTGGCGTTCGTGCCGCGCATCATCGTGACGTTTGTCGTCTTCCTGATCGTCTTCCCCTGGATGATGGGAACGATGGTTTCGTATACGCACACGCTGCTCGCATCATTTGAGCCGTACGTCCGGTGA
- the fliP gene encoding flagellar type III secretion system pore protein FliP (The bacterial flagellar biogenesis protein FliP forms a type III secretion system (T3SS)-type pore required for flagellar assembly.), whose protein sequence is MNFSLFNLMLATVPAAAAPATLKLDMTSANGQVQMNMPVQIMILLTLLTFLPAIIISLSSFTRIIIVFHFLRQALGTQEAPSNQILIGLALFLSFFVMNPTLTKMYNSAYQPWSTGQIDQSEALDRGAAPLKEFMLKSTREKDLQLFVEMSGAPKPKTPAELSMSAVMPAFMISEIKTAFQIGFVLFLPFLVIDMVVASVLLSMGMMQLPPVMVSLPFKVLLFIMVDGWNLVISSLVKSYV, encoded by the coding sequence ATGAACTTTTCATTGTTCAATTTAATGCTTGCGACTGTGCCGGCGGCGGCGGCTCCGGCGACCTTGAAGCTCGACATGACGAGCGCGAACGGCCAGGTTCAGATGAACATGCCCGTGCAGATCATGATCCTGCTGACGCTTCTGACCTTTCTGCCGGCCATTATCATTTCGCTGTCGTCGTTTACCCGCATCATCATCGTTTTTCATTTTTTGCGGCAGGCGCTCGGAACTCAGGAAGCGCCGTCGAATCAGATCCTCATCGGCTTGGCCCTGTTCCTCTCGTTCTTCGTGATGAATCCGACGCTGACGAAGATGTACAACAGCGCCTACCAGCCCTGGTCTACAGGCCAGATCGACCAGTCGGAAGCGCTCGACCGCGGCGCCGCTCCGCTCAAGGAATTCATGCTCAAGAGCACGCGCGAAAAGGATCTGCAGCTGTTCGTCGAGATGTCGGGAGCGCCGAAGCCGAAAACGCCGGCCGAGCTCTCGATGAGCGCGGTCATGCCGGCGTTCATGATCTCGGAGATCAAGACCGCGTTTCAAATCGGCTTCGTGCTGTTCCTGCCGTTCCTCGTCATCGACATGGTGGTCGCATCCGTCTTGCTTTCGATGGGAATGATGCAGCTGCCTCCGGTGATGGTGTCGTTGCCGTTCAAGGTGCTGCTCTTCATTATGGTCGACGGCTGGAATCTCGTTATCTCATCCCTGGTGAAAAGCTATGTCTGA
- a CDS encoding flagellar biosynthetic protein FliO yields the protein MIAFQVIGSLVLLLGGLVLVLQLMKKYVPAMAGPRDLSVIEQLHLGDRCRLIVVKIRGEELLIGVTKESISILDKLGK from the coding sequence ATGATAGCGTTTCAAGTAATCGGCTCACTGGTACTGCTTCTCGGCGGACTGGTCCTCGTGCTTCAGCTCATGAAGAAGTACGTTCCGGCCATGGCGGGTCCGCGCGATCTATCGGTCATTGAGCAGCTTCATCTCGGCGATCGATGCCGTCTGATTGTCGTCAAAATCCGCGGTGAAGAACTCCTGATCGGCGTAACTAAGGAATCGATTTCCATTCTGGACAAACTGGGAAAATGA
- the fliN gene encoding flagellar motor switch protein FliN, with protein sequence MSDKPEQFAVPADAMLRELSAVQDIPLQVAIEVGRMRLRVRDMMNLSPNSVIELKKPAGEPFDICINGMKVARGEVIAVDQSSGVRIIEIQKPGGLV encoded by the coding sequence ATGAGCGACAAACCAGAACAATTCGCAGTACCCGCCGACGCGATGTTGCGCGAGCTGAGCGCGGTTCAAGACATTCCGTTGCAGGTTGCCATCGAAGTCGGCCGCATGCGGCTTCGCGTCCGCGACATGATGAACCTTTCGCCGAACTCCGTGATCGAGCTCAAAAAGCCGGCCGGAGAGCCGTTCGACATCTGCATCAATGGTATGAAGGTGGCGCGCGGTGAGGTGATCGCGGTTGACCAATCATCCGGCGTGCGGATCATTGAAATCCAGAAGCCTGGAGGTCTGGTCTGA
- a CDS encoding flagellar basal body-associated FliL family protein produces MPEETVEELQEVKPAKSYASIGRMLVIVLLAIVSSAGGGFISFVLINRTLNAQARAANPDRAKEAEQQRIAAMLEKSAVLPLEPFVVNLADEDAARYLRIKISLLVDDKSKVAQIAANQPLQQKVRDVILQSLTAKTSQEIMNEEGKNKLRHELQDKVALYFRDPKVVDVMFTEFVIQL; encoded by the coding sequence GTGCCTGAAGAAACAGTCGAAGAACTACAGGAAGTAAAACCGGCGAAATCTTATGCGTCGATCGGCAGGATGCTGGTGATTGTGCTCCTGGCCATCGTATCCAGCGCCGGTGGCGGATTCATTTCGTTTGTACTGATCAATAGAACTCTGAACGCTCAAGCCAGAGCGGCCAATCCGGACAGGGCGAAGGAAGCCGAGCAGCAAAGGATCGCTGCCATGCTCGAGAAGAGTGCGGTGCTGCCGCTCGAGCCCTTTGTCGTCAACCTCGCCGACGAGGACGCGGCTCGTTACCTCAGAATCAAGATCAGCCTTCTCGTCGACGACAAATCGAAGGTGGCGCAGATTGCCGCCAATCAGCCGCTTCAGCAGAAAGTTCGCGATGTCATTCTGCAGAGCCTGACAGCGAAGACTTCGCAGGAAATCATGAACGAAGAAGGCAAGAACAAACTCCGTCACGAGCTGCAGGACAAGGTAGCCCTGTATTTCCGCGATCCGAAAGTCGTGGACGTGATGTTCACCGAATTTGTGATTCAACTATGA
- a CDS encoding flagellar FliJ family protein, producing MSTRLKGSLPRLERLFHIRQTYVSVAEAGVKQAEGEVRRLENADSEAAGQIQQTREGIAYLKTATGNDLQSGERYIEALKQQRKVIHQSLETATTNLAQRRSEWSEAMKAQKIIEKLQARRLHQSEREDDAALQKSQDDASIGRYVRTRI from the coding sequence ATGAGCACCAGACTCAAGGGAAGTCTGCCGCGGCTGGAACGCCTGTTTCATATCCGCCAGACCTATGTGTCTGTGGCGGAAGCCGGCGTCAAGCAGGCCGAAGGCGAAGTGCGCCGTCTCGAGAACGCCGACTCCGAGGCCGCCGGCCAGATTCAGCAGACGCGGGAAGGAATTGCCTATCTGAAGACCGCTACCGGCAACGATCTCCAGAGCGGCGAAAGATATATCGAGGCCCTGAAACAGCAACGCAAGGTGATCCATCAATCCCTCGAGACAGCGACAACCAACCTCGCACAGCGGCGTTCCGAATGGTCGGAAGCGATGAAGGCGCAAAAGATCATCGAGAAGCTTCAGGCGCGCCGATTGCATCAATCGGAGCGTGAAGACGACGCGGCCCTGCAGAAGTCGCAAGACGATGCTTCTATTGGACGTTACGTCAGAACACGAATTTGA